The region TAGTCGGTGCTCATGGCTGAGTCCTTGCGAGTGCGGTGAGGAGGTCCGGCACGGGTGTGCCGTCGATCGCGTAGCGGCCGTCGGGCCGGGCGACGACGTCGGTGTGCGGTCCGTGCGGCGCGCCGCAGCGTCGCTCGCAGCCGACCACGTGGGCGGTCGTCGTGACCCCCAGCTCGAGGAGCGCTCGGGCGTCCGCCCGGACGTCGGCGTGGGCCTTCGCGCAGCCCGGACGCCCGGCGCAGGCGCTGACGCCGAGGGCGGGGTGGTCGGGGTCGACGACGAGACCGCCGGCGCGCAGGGCGTCGCGGGCGCCCGGCGCGGGGGAGGGGAGGACGATCGTGCGCCACGGGGTGACGATCGCGGGGTCGCTCGTGTCCGCGAGCGCGCGGAGCTGCCCGGCGGACAGCTCCCCGAGCACGGGTGCGACGCCCAGCGCGCGCTCGCCGATCGGCCCGACAGGCGCAGCGTGATCACGATCCGGGGAGCCGGCCCGCCCCGGGACGTCGCTGCCGCTCCCGGCATCGTGATCTTCGTCAAGCGCGGCGGCGATCCGTCCCGGGGCATCGGCAAGCTCCCGGACGCGCCAGGCCTGAACCTCGTCCGCGGCGCGCAGCGTGAGAAACACCTCAGCGGCGGTGAGCAGCAGCCCGGGCGCGTCCTGCCGGCTGGCCCTCACGTCCGTCGTCACCCCCGCGACCTGCAGGAACCCTTCCGACGGATCCGTGGCGACCCAGCACAGGTCCGGCTCCTCCGCCGCCACGTCCCCCGCCCGTCGTCGAAGGCGAAGAGGATCCGGCCCGGCAGCGAGGCGAGGCCCGGACGTGTGCACAGGCCCTCGTCGAAGGCGGAGGCGAGCCCCCGAACGTCCGCCAGACCGCCGTGCAGACCGCTCAGCGGAGAGGCCAGGACGTTCCGCACGCGCTCGTGCGAGGGGGCGGGGACGAGACCGGCGTCGACCAACCGGGAGACCAGCCGCGGATCGTCCCGGTCGAGGCCCCTGAGCTGCAGGTTCCCCCGCGACGTCAGGTGCGCCGCGCCGTCGCCGAGATCCTCCGCGCAGGAGGCCAGCACCCGGAGCTGGGCCGCCGTCACGACCCCGCCCGGCAGCCGGACGCGGGCGAGCGCGCCGTCGGCCGCGTCGTGCGGCGCGAGGACGCCGGGACAGGCGTCGGCGCGGGTCCGGACCGGGAGGGGCACGGGGTCACTGTAAACACGCCCCGTCGGCTTGACGCGCGGTCAGCTCGTTGCGGACAGTGGTCTGCGACAACCACATAGGGCGCGTGGGTCCAGGAAGCCGGTGCGAGTCCGGCGCGGTCCCGCCACTGTCACCGGGGAGCGAACCCCGCCACACGCCACTGGTCCGCGAGGGTCGGGAAGGCCGGGGCGAGCACCGATCCGGGAGCCAGGACACTGCCCCACGCACCTGTGCGCGCCCGCGCGCACGACCGTTCTGACCTGGGACGAGGATCCCGAGGAAGGCTGTAGCTGTGACGTGCTGTGCCGCGCGCCGGGAGTGCTCCCGGTGATCCTGCTCCTCTCGACGTCCGACACGGACCTGCTCTCGGCCCGCGCCTCGGACGCGGACTACCGGCTCGCCAACCCCAACCGCGTGCTGCTCGACGAGCTCCCGGCCATGGCGGCCGAGGCGGACGTCGTGGTCGTCCGGGTGCTCGGCGGCTACCGGTACTGGGAGGAGGGGCTGGACGTCCTGCGCCGCTCCGACACCCCGCTCGTCGCGCTCGGCGGCGAGATGGCGCCGGACGCCGAGATGATGGCGCTGTCGTCGGTCCCCGCGGGCGTCGCGGCGGAAGCGCACACCTACCTCGCGCAGGGCGGCACGGACAACCTCGCACAGCTGCACGCGTTCCTCAGCGACACCGTCCTGCTCACCGGTGAGGGCTTCGCGCCGCCGGTCGCGCTGCCGGAGTGGGGGGTCCTCGAGCGGCCCGCCGCCGAGATCGACGGGCCGACCGTCGCGGTGCTCTTCTACCGTGCCCAGCAGATCGCCGGGAACACCGCCTACATCGAGGCGCTCTGCCGGGCGATCGAAGCCAAGGGAGCGCGGCCGCTCCCGATCTTCTGCGCGTCGCTGCGGCAGGCCCCGGCCGCGCTGCTGGACACGCTCCGGGACGCCGACGCCATGATCGTCACGGTGCTCGCGGCGGGCGGCACCAAGCCCGCCTCGGCGCAGGCCGGCGGCGAGGACGAGGAGTGGGACGTCGCCGAGCTCGCCGCGCTCGACGTCCCGATCCTGCAGGGTCTGTGCCTCACCTCCAGCCGCGCCACCTGGGAGGACAACGACGACGGGCTGTCTCCGCTGGACGTCGCCACGCAGGTCGCGGTCCCGGAGTTCGACGGCCGGCTGATCACCGTCCCGTTCTCGTTCAAGGAGATCGACGCGGACGGGCTCAGCGTCTACGTGCCCGATCACGAGCGCGCGCTCCGGGTCGCCGGGATCGCCGTGCGGCACGCGCTGCTGCGGCGCATCCCGAACGCGGACAAGAAGATCGTGCTGATGCTGAGCGCGTACCCGACCAAGCATGCGCGCATCGGCAACGCCGTCGGGCTGGACACGCCGGCCAGCACCGTCGCCCTGCTGAAGGCCATGGACGAGGCGGGCTACGACGTCGGCGAGTTCCCGGGCGTCACGGCGCAGGACGGCGACGCGCTGATCCACGCGCTCATCGAGGCGGGCGGGCAGGACCCGGACTGGCTCACCGAGGAGAAGCTCGCGGGCAACCCGATCCGCATCTCCGCGGTGCAGTACCGGCGCTGGTTCGACACCCTGCCCGAGGATTTGCGCGCGGGCGTCGAGGAGCACTGGGGACCCGCGCCCGGCGAGCTCTACGTGCAGGACGGGGACATCGTCGTGGCGGCGCTCCGTTCGGGGAACGTCACGCTGATCGTGCAGCCGCCGCGCGGGTTCGGCGAGAACCCGGTCGCGATCTACCACGACCCGGACCTGCCGCCGTCGCACCACTACCTGGCGGCCTACCGCTGGCTCGCCGCGCCGGTGAGCGACGGGGGGTTCGGCGCCGACGCCGTCGTGCACATCGGCAAGCACGGCAACCTCGAGTGGCTGCCCGGCAAGACGCTCGGGATGAGCGCCTCCTGCGGCACCGACGCCGCGCTCGGCGACCTGCCCCTGATCTACCCCTTCCTGGTCAACGACCCGGGCGAGGGCACGCAGGCCAAGCGCCGGGCGCACGCCACGCTCGTCGACCACCTGATCCCGCCGATGGCCCGCGCCGAGACCTACGGGGACATCTCCCGCCTCGAGCAGCTCCTCGACGAGCACGCGAACATCTCCGCGCTGGACCCGGGCAAGCTGCCGGCGATCCGCCAGCAGATCTGGACGCTGATGCAGGCGGCCAAGCTGGACCACGACCTCGGGCTGTCCGAGCGCCCGCACGAGGCCGAGTTCGACGACTTCCTGTTACACGTCGACGGCTGGCTGTG is a window of Pseudonocardia sp. T1-2H DNA encoding:
- the cobN gene encoding cobaltochelatase subunit CobN, with translation MILLLSTSDTDLLSARASDADYRLANPNRVLLDELPAMAAEADVVVVRVLGGYRYWEEGLDVLRRSDTPLVALGGEMAPDAEMMALSSVPAGVAAEAHTYLAQGGTDNLAQLHAFLSDTVLLTGEGFAPPVALPEWGVLERPAAEIDGPTVAVLFYRAQQIAGNTAYIEALCRAIEAKGARPLPIFCASLRQAPAALLDTLRDADAMIVTVLAAGGTKPASAQAGGEDEEWDVAELAALDVPILQGLCLTSSRATWEDNDDGLSPLDVATQVAVPEFDGRLITVPFSFKEIDADGLSVYVPDHERALRVAGIAVRHALLRRIPNADKKIVLMLSAYPTKHARIGNAVGLDTPASTVALLKAMDEAGYDVGEFPGVTAQDGDALIHALIEAGGQDPDWLTEEKLAGNPIRISAVQYRRWFDTLPEDLRAGVEEHWGPAPGELYVQDGDIVVAALRSGNVTLIVQPPRGFGENPVAIYHDPDLPPSHHYLAAYRWLAAPVSDGGFGADAVVHIGKHGNLEWLPGKTLGMSASCGTDAALGDLPLIYPFLVNDPGEGTQAKRRAHATLVDHLIPPMARAETYGDISRLEQLLDEHANISALDPGKLPAIRQQIWTLMQAAKLDHDLGLSERPHEAEFDDFLLHVDGWLCEIKDVQIRDGLHVLGLAPTGDTRVDLVLAMLRARQMWGGEQNVPGLREALGLVEDGSEQKARVDEVEALAHALVADMEAAAWDAGAAPGIVASRLARAQTATRAGRDPDSRGLTPRLAGSQIATRGDGAETPASRGLAPPESGSVAGSGVAETVETILRFAADEVIPRLAETSQEIARVLHALNGGFIPAGPSGSPLRGLINVLPTGRNFYSVDPKAVPSKLAWETGLAMAESLVERYRSDHDGEYPRSVGLSVWGTSAMRTSGDDVAEVFALLGVRPVWDEASRRVTRLEVIDLDELGRPRIDVTVRISGFFRDAFPHVLALLDDAVQLVANLDETAEQNFVKAHVTLDEQRTGDRRRATTRIFGSKPGTYGAGLLQLVDSRSWRDDADLAEVYTTWGGYAYGRGLDGAPARDDMETAYRRITVAAKNTDTREHDIADSDDYYQYHGGMIATVRALTGSAPEAYVGDSTRPEAVRTRTLHEETARVFRARVVNPRWIEAMRRHGYKGAFEMAATVDYLFGWDATTGVVADWQYEKLSETYVLDPDNRKFLSESNPWALHGMAERLLEAAERGLWEAPEQATLDALRQAYLETEGDLEEE